Proteins encoded within one genomic window of Raineyella fluvialis:
- a CDS encoding malate dehydrogenase: MSQAPVKVAVTGGAGHIAYSLLFRIIAGQLLGKETPVELRLLEITPAMKALEGVAMEIDDCASPLVSNIVMSDDPNVAFDGANICLLVGARPRGKGMNRSDLLAANGAIFAPQGKAINDHAADDVRVLVTGNPANTNTLIARTHAPDVPGSRFTSLMRLDHNRTIAQLSKKTGVPVGEIKKVAVWGNHSDTQYPDITNATIGGKPATEAVNDAEWLENTFIPTVAKRGGAIIEARGASSATSAANATAQHMHDLMLGSPEGDWVTMGVTSDGSYGVPEGLTFGMPCTTKNGEFEIVQGLEFSDYGKAKLAATIEELEAERAAVHELGLV; encoded by the coding sequence GTGTCCCAAGCCCCCGTCAAGGTTGCTGTCACCGGCGGTGCCGGTCACATCGCCTACAGCCTGCTCTTCCGCATCATTGCGGGTCAGCTCCTCGGCAAGGAGACCCCCGTCGAGTTGCGGCTCCTCGAGATCACCCCGGCCATGAAGGCCCTCGAGGGCGTCGCAATGGAGATCGACGACTGCGCCTCGCCCCTGGTGTCCAACATCGTGATGTCCGACGACCCCAACGTCGCCTTCGACGGCGCGAACATCTGCCTGCTGGTCGGTGCCCGCCCGCGCGGCAAGGGGATGAACCGCTCCGACCTGCTCGCCGCCAACGGCGCGATCTTCGCCCCCCAGGGCAAGGCCATCAACGACCACGCCGCGGACGACGTCCGGGTGCTCGTCACCGGTAACCCGGCCAACACCAACACGCTGATCGCCCGTACGCACGCCCCGGACGTCCCGGGCAGCCGTTTCACCTCGCTGATGCGCCTGGACCACAACCGGACCATCGCGCAGCTGTCGAAGAAGACCGGCGTCCCGGTCGGCGAGATCAAGAAGGTCGCGGTGTGGGGCAACCACTCCGACACGCAGTACCCCGACATCACCAACGCGACGATCGGCGGCAAGCCGGCGACCGAGGCCGTCAACGACGCCGAGTGGCTGGAGAACACCTTCATCCCCACCGTCGCCAAGCGCGGCGGGGCGATCATCGAGGCCCGTGGCGCGTCCTCGGCCACCTCGGCCGCCAACGCCACGGCACAGCACATGCACGACCTGATGCTGGGCAGCCCGGAGGGCGACTGGGTCACCATGGGCGTGACCTCCGACGGATCGTACGGTGTCCCGGAGGGCCTGACCTTCGGCATGCCGTGCACCACGAAGAACGGTGAGTTCGAGATCGTCCAGGGTCTCGAGTTCAGTGACTACGGCAAGGCCAAGCTGGCCGCCACCATCGAAGAACTGGAAGCTGAGCGCGCCGCGGTCCACGAACTGGGCCTCGTCTGA
- a CDS encoding DUF3017 domain-containing protein — protein sequence MKDASRAGTGDSGADPDPGHAEGRSEELGVGRPLGPDAPLIPDPPAPGAVPPAGVPFVGRERTRRDPGLRWTWLAVVVTIMAAGVVVIAFGLWQLGSSLIGAGMIIGALMRLGLPSRQAGLLLVRGRIFDVLWMLAIGVGIIVMVLVRS from the coding sequence GTGAAGGACGCGAGCCGCGCCGGCACCGGTGACTCCGGCGCCGACCCCGACCCGGGCCACGCCGAGGGTCGGTCCGAGGAGCTCGGGGTGGGTCGGCCGCTGGGCCCGGACGCCCCGCTCATCCCCGACCCGCCCGCACCGGGTGCCGTGCCTCCGGCCGGTGTGCCCTTCGTCGGACGGGAACGGACCCGGCGTGACCCCGGGCTGCGGTGGACCTGGCTGGCGGTCGTCGTGACGATCATGGCCGCCGGGGTGGTCGTCATCGCTTTCGGCCTGTGGCAGCTCGGCAGTTCCCTCATCGGGGCCGGGATGATCATCGGGGCACTGATGCGCCTCGGCCTCCCGTCGCGGCAGGCGGGGCTGCTCCTCGTCCGCGGCCGGATCTTCGACGTGCTGTGGATGCTGGCCATCGGCGTCGGCATCATCGTGATGGTGCTGGTCCGCTCCTGA
- a CDS encoding bifunctional methylenetetrahydrofolate dehydrogenase/methenyltetrahydrofolate cyclohydrolase, with protein sequence MTATKMDGKIAAAAIKEDLKARVAALAEKGVTPGLGTVLVGDDPGSHAYVRGKHRDCAEVGIASLRVDLPEDTSQERLAEEIARLNEDPACTGYIVQLPLPAHLHDNWALEQIDPDKDADGLHPTNLGRLVLGVEAPLPCTPRGIVDLLRRNDVPLKGAEVCIVGRGTTVGRPLGLLLTRRTENATVTLCHTGTRDLAEHTRRADIVVGAAGSPGLITGDMIRPGAVLVDVGMTRTEAGLVGDFDPSVWEVASKVAPTPGGIGLMTRAMLLANVVERAEKLAR encoded by the coding sequence ATGACGGCAACGAAGATGGACGGCAAGATCGCCGCGGCGGCGATCAAGGAGGACCTCAAGGCGCGCGTCGCGGCGCTCGCCGAGAAGGGCGTCACGCCGGGTCTGGGTACCGTGCTGGTGGGTGACGATCCGGGCAGCCACGCGTACGTACGCGGCAAGCACCGGGACTGCGCCGAGGTCGGCATCGCCTCCCTGCGCGTCGACCTTCCCGAGGACACCTCCCAGGAGCGCCTCGCCGAGGAGATCGCCCGGCTCAACGAGGACCCGGCCTGCACGGGCTACATCGTCCAGTTGCCGCTGCCCGCCCACCTCCACGACAACTGGGCCCTCGAGCAGATCGACCCCGACAAGGACGCCGACGGTCTGCACCCGACCAACCTGGGCCGGCTCGTGCTCGGCGTCGAGGCGCCGCTGCCCTGCACCCCGCGGGGCATCGTCGACCTGCTGCGCCGCAACGACGTCCCGCTCAAGGGGGCCGAGGTCTGCATCGTCGGGCGTGGCACGACCGTCGGTCGTCCGCTCGGCCTGCTGCTCACCCGGCGCACTGAGAACGCCACCGTGACCCTCTGCCACACCGGCACTCGCGACCTCGCCGAGCACACCCGCCGCGCCGACATCGTGGTGGGGGCGGCCGGCAGCCCTGGGTTGATCACCGGGGACATGATCCGGCCCGGCGCGGTGCTCGTCGACGTCGGGATGACCCGGACCGAGGCGGGCCTCGTCGGGGACTTCGATCCGTCGGTCTGGGAGGTCGCCTCGAAGGTGGCCCCGACGCCCGGTGGGATCGGTCTGATGACCCGGGCGATGCTGCTGGCGAACGTCGTGGAGCGGGCGGAGAAGCTGGCCCGGTGA
- the purH gene encoding bifunctional phosphoribosylaminoimidazolecarboxamide formyltransferase/IMP cyclohydrolase: MSVPSERLPIKRALVSVYDKTGLEDLGRALAEAGVEVVSTGSTAKKLAAAGVPVIPVEDVTGFPECLDGRVKTLHPKIHAGILADRRLASHRDQLVELGVAPFDVVVSNLYPFRETVASGATPDECVEQIDIGGPSMVRAAAKNHPSVAIITSAGQYDELKRALAEGGFTLAERQQLAAAAFVHTAEYDIAVASWMGSVLTDSSAGDGFPAWIGGSWTKQGTLRYGENSHQAAALYASEDGPEGLTQAVQHHGKEMSYNNYTDGDAAYRAAYDFDEPAVAIMKHANPCGIAVGSDIADAHAKAHECDPLSAFGGVIATNRPVSVAMAEKVKDIFTEVLIAPGYEDGALEILSAKKNIRLLTAPAYAHRPVDLRPISGGALLQHPDRIDAAGDDPANWELVAGDAADEATLADLVFAWKACRSVKSNAILLAKDGASVGVGMGQVNRVDSCKLAVERAGDRAVGSVAASDAFFPFSDGPQILIDAKVKAIVQPGGSIRDDQTIEAAKAAGVTMYFTKTRHFFH, translated from the coding sequence ATGTCCGTCCCCTCCGAGCGGCTGCCCATCAAGCGAGCCCTGGTCTCCGTCTACGACAAGACAGGTCTGGAGGATCTCGGCCGCGCCCTGGCCGAGGCCGGCGTCGAGGTCGTCTCGACCGGGTCCACGGCCAAGAAGTTGGCCGCGGCGGGCGTCCCGGTCATCCCGGTCGAGGACGTGACGGGATTCCCGGAGTGCCTGGACGGCCGGGTGAAGACCCTGCATCCCAAGATCCACGCGGGCATCCTCGCCGATCGCCGGCTGGCCTCCCATCGCGACCAGTTGGTCGAGCTGGGCGTGGCGCCGTTCGACGTCGTGGTGTCCAACCTCTACCCGTTCCGGGAGACCGTCGCGTCGGGGGCGACGCCGGACGAATGCGTCGAGCAGATCGACATCGGTGGGCCGTCGATGGTCCGCGCCGCGGCCAAGAACCACCCCAGCGTGGCGATCATCACCTCAGCCGGTCAGTACGACGAGCTGAAGCGGGCCTTGGCCGAGGGCGGGTTCACCCTGGCCGAGCGCCAGCAGCTCGCCGCGGCCGCGTTCGTCCACACCGCCGAGTACGACATCGCGGTGGCCTCCTGGATGGGGTCGGTGCTCACCGATTCCTCCGCGGGTGACGGCTTCCCGGCCTGGATCGGCGGGTCCTGGACGAAGCAGGGCACCCTGCGCTACGGCGAGAACTCCCACCAGGCCGCCGCGCTCTATGCCAGCGAGGACGGGCCCGAGGGTCTCACCCAGGCGGTGCAGCACCATGGCAAGGAGATGTCGTACAACAACTACACCGACGGCGACGCCGCCTACCGCGCCGCGTACGACTTCGACGAGCCGGCCGTGGCGATCATGAAGCACGCCAACCCTTGCGGAATCGCGGTCGGCAGCGACATCGCCGATGCGCACGCCAAGGCGCATGAGTGTGACCCGCTGTCGGCGTTCGGCGGCGTCATCGCCACCAATCGGCCCGTGTCGGTGGCGATGGCCGAGAAGGTCAAGGACATCTTCACCGAGGTGCTGATCGCCCCTGGCTACGAGGACGGCGCGCTGGAGATCCTGTCGGCGAAGAAGAACATCCGGCTGCTCACCGCTCCGGCGTACGCGCATCGGCCGGTCGATCTGCGGCCGATCTCCGGCGGCGCGCTGCTGCAGCACCCCGACCGGATCGACGCGGCGGGCGACGACCCGGCGAACTGGGAGCTCGTCGCCGGGGACGCGGCCGACGAGGCCACGCTCGCGGACCTGGTCTTCGCCTGGAAGGCCTGCCGGTCCGTGAAGTCCAACGCGATCCTGCTGGCCAAGGACGGGGCTTCGGTCGGCGTCGGCATGGGACAGGTCAACCGGGTCGACTCGTGCAAGCTCGCGGTGGAGCGGGCGGGTGACCGGGCCGTCGGTTCGGTGGCCGCGTCCGACGCCTTCTTCCCGTTCAGTGATGGGCCGCAGATCCTCATCGATGCCAAGGTGAAGGCGATCGTCCAGCCGGGCGGCTCCATCCGCGATGACCAGACCATCGAGGCGGCGAAAGCGGCCGGCGTGACGATGTACTTCACCAAGACGCGGCACTTCTTCCACTGA
- the purN gene encoding phosphoribosylglycinamide formyltransferase: MAFSVVVLVSGSGTLLQSLLDACADPAWAGAHDVEIVAVGADRESAYGLERARAAGVPTFVVPLRKGDDRAAWDRTLTDAVAAYAPDLVVSAGFMKLVGPAFLDRFGGRMINTHPALLPSFPGTHGPRDALAYGVKVSGASVFFVDEGVDTGSIIAQAAVPVLPDDTVETLHERIKVEERRLLIDAVAGLADRAALGHPLA; the protein is encoded by the coding sequence GTGGCGTTCTCGGTTGTCGTCCTCGTGTCCGGCTCGGGCACTCTGTTGCAGTCCCTGCTCGATGCCTGCGCCGACCCCGCCTGGGCCGGCGCCCACGACGTCGAGATCGTCGCCGTCGGAGCCGACCGGGAGAGCGCGTACGGCCTGGAACGGGCGCGTGCCGCGGGGGTGCCCACCTTCGTCGTCCCGCTGCGCAAGGGGGACGACCGCGCCGCCTGGGACCGTACGCTCACCGACGCGGTGGCGGCGTACGCCCCTGACCTCGTCGTCAGCGCCGGCTTCATGAAGTTGGTCGGCCCCGCGTTCCTGGACCGCTTCGGTGGCCGGATGATCAACACCCACCCCGCCCTGCTGCCGTCGTTCCCCGGCACGCACGGGCCGCGGGATGCGTTGGCGTACGGGGTGAAGGTGTCCGGCGCCTCGGTGTTCTTCGTCGACGAGGGTGTCGACACCGGCTCGATCATCGCCCAGGCGGCGGTCCCGGTGCTGCCCGACGACACCGTCGAGACCCTGCACGAGCGGATCAAGGTCGAGGAGCGCCGGCTCCTGATCGACGCCGTCGCCGGCCTCGCCGACCGGGCCGCGCTCGGTCACCCCCTCGCCTGA
- a CDS encoding DUF6350 family protein, whose product MSQNRKTPPRTRPDLGRPGGTRRTPRDDRLRTSDHQQDDLFEGVTGVRPELPPTDLPLAPRAGRPAWIGILTAGAAAAACGWVALTALASLAWLTSPLGSYGAVMGTATQLWLAGHGGGLYAAGTRWTVVPSGITLLLVWLMSQVSAEVMRRLQDSDATPTPIRLLRGGLVALTYATVVGAVGLAVGQPRQAGAAFGGALLLGMVGVWWARARISRWRLGTWWPGWGHQLPRSLAVGLLALGVLGSATLVTGLVQHRGQVAVLTAALGGGAAGGLGAVLAQAAFLPTFVVWAVSYALGAGFDLGDGGLVSPSDTHLGLLPAWPVTAALPTPGPGSYLGLCWLAGGVVAGGLAAWVYLRGTHWTRPDTGTMLGGCVGLLLGLLTAGIGTMTRGDLGVARLVGLGPRPLELLVLAVTLTTCGGLVTGLGVGIARWLSARRAARASAPLEVSGTLLAPRELAGTEQAGELVAGIGVGVPDVGAGDADRDEHGDGQS is encoded by the coding sequence ATGAGTCAGAACCGGAAGACCCCACCCCGTACGCGCCCCGATCTCGGCCGGCCCGGCGGGACCCGCCGTACGCCCCGCGACGACCGCCTGCGGACGTCTGACCATCAGCAGGACGACCTCTTCGAGGGCGTGACCGGTGTCCGCCCGGAGCTACCGCCCACCGACCTGCCGCTGGCTCCTCGAGCCGGTCGGCCCGCCTGGATCGGGATCCTGACCGCGGGGGCTGCAGCGGCTGCCTGCGGCTGGGTCGCTCTCACCGCCCTCGCCTCCCTCGCCTGGCTGACCTCGCCGCTCGGGTCGTACGGGGCCGTCATGGGGACCGCTACCCAGCTCTGGCTCGCCGGGCACGGCGGTGGCCTCTACGCCGCCGGGACGCGGTGGACCGTGGTCCCCTCCGGCATCACCCTGCTGCTGGTGTGGCTGATGTCCCAGGTGAGCGCCGAGGTGATGCGCCGTCTCCAGGATTCCGACGCCACTCCCACACCGATCCGGCTCCTCCGCGGCGGACTCGTCGCCCTCACGTACGCCACGGTCGTCGGCGCCGTGGGCCTCGCCGTCGGCCAGCCTCGCCAGGCAGGGGCGGCTTTCGGTGGAGCCCTCCTGCTCGGGATGGTCGGTGTCTGGTGGGCCAGGGCGCGGATCTCGCGCTGGCGGCTGGGGACCTGGTGGCCCGGCTGGGGGCATCAGCTGCCCCGGTCGCTTGCCGTCGGACTGCTCGCACTCGGCGTCCTCGGCTCGGCCACGCTGGTCACCGGTCTGGTGCAGCACCGCGGTCAGGTGGCGGTACTGACCGCCGCCCTCGGCGGAGGCGCGGCGGGTGGTCTGGGAGCCGTCCTCGCCCAGGCGGCGTTCCTGCCCACGTTCGTGGTGTGGGCGGTGAGCTACGCGCTGGGCGCCGGATTCGACCTCGGGGACGGCGGACTGGTGTCGCCGAGCGACACCCACCTCGGCCTGTTGCCCGCCTGGCCCGTGACCGCAGCCCTACCGACGCCCGGTCCCGGCAGCTATCTGGGCCTCTGTTGGCTCGCCGGTGGCGTGGTGGCGGGTGGCCTGGCTGCCTGGGTGTATCTGCGGGGGACGCACTGGACCCGCCCCGACACGGGCACGATGCTCGGCGGCTGCGTCGGACTGTTGCTCGGCCTGCTGACGGCGGGGATCGGGACGATGACCCGCGGTGACCTCGGCGTGGCCCGGCTCGTCGGACTGGGTCCCCGGCCGCTGGAGCTGCTGGTGCTGGCCGTGACCCTGACGACCTGCGGGGGACTGGTCACCGGACTCGGTGTCGGGATCGCCCGGTGGCTGTCCGCGCGCCGGGCTGCGCGAGCCAGCGCCCCGCTGGAGGTGAGCGGCACGCTGCTGGCCCCGCGGGAACTGGCCGGGACCGAGCAGGCGGGGGAGTTGGTGGCGGGGATCGGCGTGGGTGTGCCTGACGTCGGCGCCGGTGACGCCGATCGGGACGAGCACGGGGACGGGCAGAGCTGA
- a CDS encoding sensor domain-containing protein, producing the protein MPPRTDPNPAFLANADLPRITLGTGRWGGTEVGTHFDFFGSQCEGKDLANVAGPSDRKHRAYLLQEDAAAPQTFGVDEYILTFPDRGSADQLVKDVSGSLDGCDKAMLTAKVDKTDNISAKGAGGKDITGRTWVITQQVNQTTKQRYRIALAQVDNSVIYLLVPTGESFDFNNGQWRAVGERAGARLSSTL; encoded by the coding sequence GTGCCGCCCAGGACCGACCCGAATCCCGCCTTCCTCGCGAATGCCGACCTCCCCCGCATCACCCTCGGCACCGGCCGCTGGGGCGGCACGGAGGTCGGTACCCACTTCGACTTCTTCGGCAGCCAGTGCGAGGGCAAGGATCTCGCCAACGTGGCGGGGCCGAGCGACCGCAAGCACCGGGCGTACCTGCTGCAGGAGGACGCCGCGGCACCGCAGACCTTCGGCGTCGACGAGTACATCCTCACCTTCCCCGACCGTGGATCCGCCGACCAGTTGGTCAAGGACGTCAGTGGTTCCCTCGACGGGTGTGACAAGGCGATGCTGACGGCCAAGGTCGACAAGACGGACAACATCTCCGCCAAGGGCGCCGGCGGCAAGGACATCACCGGACGCACGTGGGTGATCACCCAGCAGGTCAACCAGACCACGAAGCAGCGCTACCGCATCGCCCTGGCCCAGGTGGACAACTCGGTGATCTACCTGCTCGTCCCCACGGGTGAGTCGTTCGACTTCAACAACGGTCAGTGGAGGGCCGTCGGCGAGCGCGCGGGCGCCCGACTGAGCAGCACACTCTGA
- the sucD gene encoding succinate--CoA ligase subunit alpha encodes MTILIDSNSKIVVQGLTGSEGRKHGQLMLASGARVVAGTNPKKAGESLAFSWAGGHASVPIRGTVAEAMEKDGANVSVIFVPAKFTKGAVIEAVDAGIPLIVVITEGVPVHDTAEFYTYAKEKGTSRILGPNCPGIQSPGESNAGIIPAGITGPGPIGLVSKSGTLTYQMMFELREIGISTAVGIGGDPIIGTTHVEALEAFEADPETKVIVMIGEIGGDAEERAAAYIKEHVTKPVVAYVAGFTAPKGKTMGHAGAIVSGSAGTAQAKKEALEAVGVKVGNTPSQTAELAKELITQLGL; translated from the coding sequence ATGACCATCCTGATCGACTCCAACTCCAAGATCGTCGTCCAGGGCCTCACCGGCTCGGAGGGCCGCAAGCACGGCCAGCTGATGCTGGCCTCCGGCGCCCGGGTCGTCGCGGGCACCAACCCGAAGAAGGCCGGCGAGTCGCTGGCCTTCTCCTGGGCCGGTGGCCACGCGTCGGTCCCGATCCGGGGGACCGTCGCCGAGGCGATGGAGAAGGACGGGGCGAATGTCTCGGTCATCTTCGTCCCGGCGAAGTTCACCAAGGGTGCGGTCATCGAGGCCGTCGACGCGGGTATCCCGCTGATCGTCGTGATCACCGAGGGTGTTCCCGTCCACGACACCGCCGAGTTCTACACGTACGCCAAGGAGAAGGGCACCAGCCGCATCCTCGGCCCGAACTGCCCGGGCATCCAGTCGCCGGGTGAGTCGAACGCGGGCATCATCCCGGCCGGCATCACCGGCCCCGGCCCGATCGGCCTGGTCTCGAAGTCCGGCACCCTGACCTACCAGATGATGTTCGAGCTGCGGGAGATCGGCATCTCCACGGCCGTCGGTATCGGTGGTGACCCCATCATCGGCACCACCCACGTGGAGGCGCTGGAGGCCTTCGAAGCCGACCCGGAGACCAAGGTCATCGTGATGATCGGCGAGATCGGCGGCGACGCCGAGGAGCGGGCCGCCGCGTACATCAAGGAGCACGTGACGAAGCCCGTCGTGGCGTACGTCGCCGGCTTCACCGCGCCGAAGGGCAAGACGATGGGCCACGCCGGTGCCATCGTGTCCGGCTCCGCCGGCACCGCCCAGGCCAAGAAGGAAGCCCTCGAGGCCGTCGGCGTCAAGGTGGGCAACACGCCCTCGCAGACCGCCGAGCTGGCCAAGGAGCTGATCACGCAGCTGGGTCTGTGA
- the sucC gene encoding ADP-forming succinate--CoA ligase subunit beta — MDLYEYQARDLFESYGVSVMRAQTATTPAEARQVAEELGWPAVIKAQVKTGGRGKAGGVKLAKTADEAEELAGQILGMDIKGHTVHRVMVTEGADIAAEYYFSILVDRSERQYLAMCSRSGGMDIETLAVERPEELARVGINPLVGIDEAKAAEIAAAAGFDEADRPALEAIFQKLWEVFRDEDATLVEVNPLIKAGDGSMIALDGKVTLDENASFRHPAHEALADISAVDPLEQKAREMGLNYVKLDGNVGVIGNGAGLMMSTLDVVAYAGEDLPGHPRPANFLDIGGGASAEVMANGLSLILSDADVKSVFVNVYGGITSCEQVATGIVQALALLGERANKPIVLRLDGNNAAGGRQVLRKARERLAGVVVVATTMDGGARMAAQLAAGTATVEDLRDAPEGKN, encoded by the coding sequence ATGGATCTGTACGAGTATCAGGCCCGCGACCTGTTTGAGTCCTACGGCGTTTCGGTGATGCGGGCACAGACCGCCACCACTCCCGCTGAGGCCCGACAGGTCGCTGAAGAGCTCGGCTGGCCGGCAGTCATCAAAGCCCAGGTCAAGACGGGCGGCCGCGGCAAGGCGGGCGGCGTGAAGCTCGCCAAGACCGCCGACGAGGCGGAGGAGCTGGCCGGCCAGATCCTCGGCATGGACATCAAGGGCCACACAGTCCATCGGGTGATGGTCACCGAGGGCGCCGACATCGCCGCGGAGTACTACTTCTCCATCCTGGTCGACCGCTCGGAGCGTCAGTACCTGGCGATGTGCTCCCGTAGTGGTGGTATGGACATCGAGACCCTCGCCGTCGAGCGTCCCGAGGAGCTCGCCCGGGTGGGCATCAACCCGCTGGTCGGCATCGACGAGGCCAAGGCGGCCGAGATCGCGGCTGCCGCCGGCTTCGACGAGGCCGATCGCCCGGCGCTCGAGGCGATCTTCCAGAAGCTCTGGGAGGTCTTCCGGGACGAGGACGCGACCCTGGTCGAGGTCAACCCACTGATCAAGGCCGGCGACGGCTCGATGATCGCCCTCGACGGCAAGGTCACCCTCGACGAGAACGCCTCGTTCCGTCACCCCGCCCACGAGGCGCTGGCCGACATCTCGGCCGTCGACCCGCTGGAGCAGAAGGCCCGTGAGATGGGCCTCAACTACGTCAAGCTCGACGGCAACGTCGGCGTCATCGGTAACGGTGCCGGCCTGATGATGAGCACCCTCGACGTCGTCGCGTACGCCGGCGAGGACCTGCCCGGCCACCCGCGTCCGGCGAACTTCCTGGACATCGGTGGCGGCGCCTCCGCCGAGGTGATGGCCAACGGCCTGTCGCTGATCCTGTCCGACGCGGACGTCAAGAGCGTCTTCGTCAACGTGTACGGCGGCATCACCTCCTGCGAGCAGGTCGCCACCGGCATCGTCCAGGCGCTGGCGCTCCTCGGTGAGCGGGCCAACAAGCCCATCGTGCTGCGGCTGGACGGCAACAACGCCGCCGGCGGCCGTCAGGTGCTGCGCAAGGCGCGCGAGCGTCTGGCCGGCGTCGTGGTCGTCGCCACCACCATGGACGGCGGAGCCCGGATGGCCGCCCAGCTGGCGGCCGGCACCGCGACCGTCGAAGATCTCCGCGACGCCCCGGAAGGCAAGAACTGA
- a CDS encoding cobalamin B12-binding domain-containing protein — protein MDTNARIRVVVAKPGLDGHDRGAKVVARALRDAGMEVIYTGLHQTPEQIVQTAIAEDADGIGLSVLSGAHLTLFQDVLDQLKAQDAADIVVFGGGIIPEEDIQPLYDMGAAQIFTPGTTMESIVAWVKDNVHSNAA, from the coding sequence GTGGATACGAACGCACGGATTCGAGTGGTAGTCGCCAAGCCCGGCCTTGATGGCCATGACCGCGGTGCCAAGGTGGTGGCCCGGGCCCTTCGCGATGCCGGCATGGAGGTCATCTACACCGGTCTGCACCAGACCCCGGAGCAGATCGTGCAGACCGCGATCGCCGAGGACGCCGACGGCATCGGTCTGTCGGTCCTCTCCGGGGCGCACCTGACTCTGTTCCAGGACGTCCTCGACCAGCTCAAGGCCCAGGACGCCGCTGACATCGTCGTCTTCGGCGGGGGGATCATCCCCGAGGAGGACATCCAGCCCCTGTACGACATGGGTGCGGCGCAGATCTTCACCCCCGGCACCACGATGGAGAGCATCGTGGCGTGGGTCAAGGACAACGTTCACTCGAACGCCGCCTGA
- a CDS encoding M23 family metallopeptidase, protein MSAIPAPSSLPRRAVAVETSGPGLASARDSLLALRDRFQQTGAESNGRYAEIGIAEEAGINRNTLNTTLAALTVSALGLAVAGAVSMTSNAQAANPEAVLESQQQTNTAASVAQPAPVSSPDTSAGGGAANIPAGNAPQSGALEGRSADQTSRTAVRTELDAAMSAQLATQRSQLMSAANDTASEASRSQALASRSALLSAQVNQVKAGAQATPQGTLSVNAAKASTDAVVASSGGAATPLKSGTYTLGASFGAVGSWSRYHTGQDFPAPIGTPIYAAADGVVGPSNGGGWAGTHVVIDHSGGGATLYAHMSRKVVNPGAQVKAGQLIGYIGVTGRSFGPHLHWEYYPKASTVGDPYTTANPVTWLAARGVSI, encoded by the coding sequence GTGTCAGCGATTCCGGCCCCCTCGTCACTTCCCCGACGAGCTGTCGCCGTGGAGACGTCGGGCCCCGGACTGGCATCCGCCCGCGACTCCCTGCTCGCCCTGCGTGACCGCTTCCAGCAGACCGGCGCCGAGAGCAACGGTCGCTACGCCGAGATCGGCATCGCCGAGGAAGCCGGCATCAACCGGAACACCCTGAACACCACCCTCGCTGCCCTCACGGTCTCCGCGCTCGGCCTGGCCGTCGCGGGGGCCGTATCGATGACCTCGAACGCACAGGCCGCGAACCCGGAGGCCGTTCTCGAGTCCCAGCAGCAGACGAACACTGCGGCGAGCGTCGCGCAGCCGGCCCCGGTCAGCAGCCCCGACACCTCAGCCGGCGGCGGCGCCGCCAACATCCCGGCCGGGAACGCGCCCCAGAGCGGCGCCCTGGAAGGCCGCTCCGCCGATCAGACGTCGCGTACGGCGGTCCGCACCGAGCTCGATGCCGCCATGAGCGCCCAGCTCGCCACCCAGCGATCGCAGCTGATGTCCGCGGCCAACGACACGGCCTCCGAGGCGTCCCGCTCGCAGGCTCTCGCCTCGCGGTCCGCGCTGCTGTCGGCCCAGGTCAACCAGGTGAAGGCCGGCGCGCAGGCCACCCCTCAGGGGACCCTCAGCGTCAATGCCGCGAAGGCCTCCACTGACGCTGTCGTCGCTTCCAGCGGAGGGGCTGCCACTCCCCTCAAGTCGGGGACCTACACCCTCGGCGCCTCGTTCGGCGCTGTCGGCTCGTGGTCGCGCTACCACACCGGCCAGGACTTCCCCGCGCCCATCGGCACCCCGATCTACGCGGCAGCCGACGGCGTCGTGGGCCCCTCGAACGGTGGCGGCTGGGCAGGCACCCACGTGGTCATCGACCACTCTGGCGGCGGCGCCACCCTCTACGCGCACATGTCCCGGAAGGTGGTGAACCCCGGAGCGCAGGTCAAGGCAGGTCAGCTGATCGGTTACATCGGGGTGACCGGGCGTTCGTTCGGTCCCCACCTGCACTGGGAGTACTACCCGAAGGCCTCCACGGTCGGCGATCCCTACACCACCGCGAACCCGGTCACCTGGCTGGCTGCCCGCGGCGTCAGCATCTGA